The Fibrobacter sp. region ACTTTCTTCGCCCGGCAACAGGTTTGCCTTATCCTTTGTAATGGAGTTGACCTGTATCGGCAAGCGCAGAGAATCACCGATATGCACATGATTGTCCGCATCTTCTTCACGGAAAGCGAAAGTCCAATACATCACATCTAGATACTTGTCCAGCTTCGTGTCAGCCGGCTGGTAATAGGACTTCAGGCCTTCGTGGAACCGTTCAATGAACTGGGCTTTTTCGTTTCCGGAAGCCACCAGAGGCTCCGACAGTTCTACACGAAGAGCGTAAGTCGAGCCATACTTACTAAGCCTTGCAGCCGTCAGCACCGGCGGGCAATCGTCGTTCAAGGAGTAGCTCTTGTCAAAGAAGCCCCCTTCTTCGCCCTTGCGGGGCATTACGGAGCCCTTTCCACCACGGCTACCATAGGTCTTTTTCAAGAATACACCTTCGGGAATCTTGATACGCATAGCCGTATGTTTCTGCAACAACGTGTCATGGCCCGTCGTATCAATCACGTAGTTCCAGATGGTGTCGTTCTTCACCGCATTCTGGGTCTTGTCCTTATAGCTGCACGCGTACTTGACCGGCAAGCCTGTTATAGGATCCAAAACATCCACCTCCACCATCGTGTGGGTGGTTGTATCTTCCACCATTGTAGTCTGGTTGCACCATACAGTATCCTGTCCAATAACTTCTTTATAAGAGACCTGCTTTACTTCCATGGAAGAGTCCATCTTCGCCAAAATCGGCTTGATGACCGGATCTCCCTGGATAGTGTCCAAAGACCAGTCTTTCTGATTCTTGAAGGCCCTGTATATTTCCGGAGAACCCCAATATATATCGAAGCTGTCCAGCATATCCTTGTCACGCAGCAGGGATTCGAATTCCAGATAAATCTCTTCGGGTTGGCCATCGCCCATCTTGTCGGTGATGCGGGCAAAGGTAACAGGTACAGGACGCACAGATTCCGTGACGGTCACTGGGCCGGCACAATTGCTCAGACTGTTCATTCCCAGGTCAGACACGCCAAAGTCTGCAAGAATTTCAGCCTTCTGCCCTGGCTTGAATATTTCTCCATTTGTATTTCCTTCGATAACATAGAGCCAGCTGCGTCCATTGTCCGAAGTGGTGGCGCTTACCACGGAGATGCCAGCCTGAGAAACTTCGGCAGAACCGTTGGTGACCCGCAGGGGCCAAACGCTATAAGAGGCTAGCATCACCGGCTCCGTGAAGATAATCTTCAAGGTATCCTGGGCATACTGGTGATTTTCATTTTCCAGAATAGTCACGCCCTTGAGAGTCGGGGCGATACCATCCTTGATGGGGGCCTTTTCCGTAGTGACAACGCCCTTCTCCGTAATGTAGAACGTCACCGTGCCTGCGGGAGCGCCCGTCTGCGGAACCTGGCCCGCATTCGGCGTAAACACAGCTTCGGCGCCATTGACGCTAGAGGGTTTCAGCAGAACCGTCAAAGGCTTGGTGGTTGCCGTGGAATCAAATTCAAAGAGGGCGCTGTCCAAGGTTATACCATTACCGAAGGTGCTACCGCTGAAGGTGGCTACAATCTTGTCGCCCCTAGCGTTGCAGTCCGTATCTTGGACCACAACATTTTGAGGAACCGGGTGCGTGGGATCCGCAAAGAAGTACTGCGTTGCCACATCTTCTTCGTCTTCGGCATCGATGTAGGTAATCGTAATCTCGTCACCACCAAAGAACGACACCTTGGGGAGTTTCACATCCTTTTCAGCAATAGCGGTAATCAGGTCGCTCTTGAATTCACCAGTCGTCTCGTTCACGCGATTGAGGGTCAATGTATCGATAGCACCGGTCCTAGAATTTTCAATCAGAACCTTAATCGTCTTGTTAGAACGATTGTCCTTGTCCTTAACCACCACGTAGAACTTCAAAGAACCATCTGTTGCCGCAGGGCTAGAAACAGATGTGCCGTCTTCCCTGACAAGGGTCAAAATGCCCGCAGTGCGGTCCCCCTTACTAAACTGCACATAGTAGCTGCGGTTTACAAAGGCACAACCGCCGTTTTCTTGGCATTCGGCACATTCGGGATTAGGACCGGCAAATACAGTAACGTCAACCTTATTGGTTCCAATAGTCATCTTCACTGGGATATCCAAATCAAACTTGCTGGTTTCATAATTATAAACAGCAGCAGTCTTTAATTGGTCCTTGGTAAGAGCCACGCCATTCACCCAAATGGCATTTACATATCCACTTTCAGAAATCAATGCGGTGCCCTTTAGGTGCATAGTGCTCTTTACCGAGTCAATCTGGATGTAAGAACCGTTAGACACATTGAAAGGAGCATCAAAGGCCACGGTCATGTCGTAATGAGCACGCTTAGTGGTCATTTCCTGATAAGAGGGACTGAATCCCGAAATAAACTCATTCTTGCGATAAACTACGATGTAGGGGTTTTTCGGAGCCTGCTCTATATCACCCTGGTCTTTATCCCATGCAGGAACACCCGCATAATCGGCACCATCAACGTCACGCTTGTGCGCAGCCCAAGACCAGTCCGAAGAAGCCCCTCCCGCCACAAAACGTTTCTTGGCAGGCGTACGTAAAGTTTCGCAACCACCGTTCTGGTAAATGCCACTAGAGAAGCCTATGTCAATACGCATGCGGGAAGACGACTTGATGGTTGTTCCTCCCAGCGGAATAGGAATGTACCAGTCATAGGTTCCCGTGGCTGGGTCATAGGTATCATCCAGTTTCACAGGCACGGCATGTCGCAGGTAGTAGCGTATGGAATCATCTACACTTTCACCATTCTGATTCACGCAAGGTCTATTGAATCCCGCCTCGTCATAAGCCTGACAAATATCTTCGTCTGCCAGCAAGGGGCAGGAGCCAGGCTGGTTGTTTACACCAGGTACAGCCTCGATTTCGTCGGGTCTTGCCGTCACATACATGCGTAATGTCAATTCGTTAAACGCACGGTCTTCGTTATTGATAAGGTTCAAGTTCAAGAAGTCCATGCCGCCAAAATCGTACTGATACACACTAACGTCAAAGTCGTAATGCGTCACGGGGGTTGTGAACTTCAGGGGTATTCCGTTGTCATCAGTACAACGTTGCACCCCATTACTTTCAACACAATAATAATAGGTAGTCTGTTCCTTGAGGCCGCCAATTTTCACATAATGGAAACTGGTAGGGATTCCGCTCACATCTGCATTGGCGTCCCCGGTATTCCAGTGCATCTTGTCGTAGGTGGTAAGGACCGTATCCCAGTACATTTTGGATTCGTACTGGCCATTGGGCGTGTACCACATGACCTCGGCACTGTCAGAACTCAAGTTACACACCTTCACGTTCTGGATATCTGCCGCAGGAGGTTCGCTAGCTAACGTGGTAAAGTAGAACGGCGTAAGGGTGGAATCCACCAGCCAGCGTGTAGCGTACTTTTCGCTCCTGGCGTTAATGGCCACCACCTTAAAGTAATAGGTGGTCCCGTTCTTCAGGTTCTTCATGTGAATGGTATGCTTGACCCCGGGAATAGAATCCACCGCC contains the following coding sequences:
- a CDS encoding glycoside hydrolase family 9 protein; this translates as MRFFAVLLCALSALALAVEQEQPTPYDLIRPIWPMKWDTSATDDGGTVESFSKYTPNAKKHNTVPPVGTMPQDFVANGIIPDTLNQAFRDAQNLRIGRIRINQAGYLPDDPEKQFYYVSAGACGEKFSVVDLDGKTVFDGGTFMPSGQLTKSSWDIKAGTDAATNNQGRYTARATGPTGEICIGNLAQATGLHADTRYRVKVLNQYSATFIISDKVYSMVRDATLKFYGINRSGNSESWFHKPSHTKDGAGPFTKGAGAVAGFTPKEGALQGGWYDCGDHLKESQTQAYAFMVLAVMAAANPDRDEDHYAYNMGETVNTDGIPDILREAKHGADFFLRAYNFADGVIDNMAVSVGNFGADHGWWGRPENQDALPASLTGRGGPHERDVRLGELGSNISGQIAAGLAILSVDYAVYDKAFADSCLMVAEQLYDFAKNLALGKSTYGMEKYGKTGLPYVYNTVPAGWSSPAYNGNNEYHDDLALAAWSLHYATYPKTGDDYYLKEAISSQEMVVSSGPGADKFKGGWMGSSSNGMTKSSKNTSWANAYTYALYGFYKVLLRDAATAAKYGISEQDRLLYSEKILYTMAANVSYLSGSGSNPIDLPNPNSETPLTLSYDDIWYIMQTDQTWIYNRYQAGNIFEVLAYSDIAKDFDGVKLPQKGVQNWNSAAMKQLGLNQLNYMLGVNPWDVSFLLGVGDKNDAHPHHRASNPEGKNMPGAGYKYNPPTGALFGGVTPGTENAWSPSTLSWEDYHLSETCIDATAMFVASCAVAVREEDRNRPPSKVDVEIRYVGYDSAIVNINQDIRGQAMILYSESETGPFANMAVDSIPGVKHTIHMKNLKNGTTYYFKVVAINARSEKYATRWLVDSTLTPFYFTTLASEPPAADIQNVKVCNLSSDSAEVMWYTPNGQYESKMYWDTVLTTYDKMHWNTGDANADVSGIPTSFHYVKIGGLKEQTTYYYCVESNGVQRCTDDNGIPLKFTTPVTHYDFDVSVYQYDFGGMDFLNLNLINNEDRAFNELTLRMYVTARPDEIEAVPGVNNQPGSCPLLADEDICQAYDEAGFNRPCVNQNGESVDDSIRYYLRHAVPVKLDDTYDPATGTYDWYIPIPLGGTTIKSSSRMRIDIGFSSGIYQNGGCETLRTPAKKRFVAGGASSDWSWAAHKRDVDGADYAGVPAWDKDQGDIEQAPKNPYIVVYRKNEFISGFSPSYQEMTTKRAHYDMTVAFDAPFNVSNGSYIQIDSVKSTMHLKGTALISESGYVNAIWVNGVALTKDQLKTAAVYNYETSKFDLDIPVKMTIGTNKVDVTVFAGPNPECAECQENGGCAFVNRSYYVQFSKGDRTAGILTLVREDGTSVSSPAATDGSLKFYVVVKDKDNRSNKTIKVLIENSRTGAIDTLTLNRVNETTGEFKSDLITAIAEKDVKLPKVSFFGGDEITITYIDAEDEEDVATQYFFADPTHPVPQNVVVQDTDCNARGDKIVATFSGSTFGNGITLDSALFEFDSTATTKPLTVLLKPSSVNGAEAVFTPNAGQVPQTGAPAGTVTFYITEKGVVTTEKAPIKDGIAPTLKGVTILENENHQYAQDTLKIIFTEPVMLASYSVWPLRVTNGSAEVSQAGISVVSATTSDNGRSWLYVIEGNTNGEIFKPGQKAEILADFGVSDLGMNSLSNCAGPVTVTESVRPVPVTFARITDKMGDGQPEEIYLEFESLLRDKDMLDSFDIYWGSPEIYRAFKNQKDWSLDTIQGDPVIKPILAKMDSSMEVKQVSYKEVIGQDTVWCNQTTMVEDTTTHTMVEVDVLDPITGLPVKYACSYKDKTQNAVKNDTIWNYVIDTTGHDTLLQKHTAMRIKIPEGVFLKKTYGSRGGKGSVMPRKGEEGGFFDKSYSLNDDCPPVLTAARLSKYGSTYALRVELSEPLVASGNEKAQFIERFHEGLKSYYQPADTKLDKYLDVMYWTFAFREEDADNHVHIGDSLRLPIQVNSITKDKANLLPGEESPWVPVVGEIEDVRFRVKMAEGVSTTAKGDDLFAGNMPEKDEDFRLSVLSGSEETLIANGKKKLTPYSSMLSYDTAAYKHGGPVFNIDVEMPILLQKDSLDNFAWKAHIAFTLDIYTNMGAHVTQTEYEFDLDEIGIDKLSADGTIHLKLEWLPHDGNPAAANGRAIATGPYVSKFIFHTKEVAIAPTANKKHRAGTVKKQNKEKRISMGYRRIK